A region of candidate division KSB1 bacterium DNA encodes the following proteins:
- a CDS encoding aquaporin family protein, translating to MSLFLGELIGTALLILLGDGVVANVVLKNTKGSNSGWIVITFGWAMAVFVGVFTVAAVSGAHLNPAVTLGLAVAGKFSWANVPTYIMAQMLGGALGAGLVWLQYKSHFEMTDDRDLKLAVFCTGPQVRNTLSNVLSEVIGTFVLVFGVLNMAAPEVGLGAMNALPVALLVLAIGLSLGGTTGYAINPARDLAPRVMHFLLPIPNKRDSDWGYAWIPVVAPIVGGLLAAYVFMAFRLN from the coding sequence GTGTCACTATTTCTCGGTGAGCTGATTGGCACGGCGCTGCTCATTTTGTTGGGCGACGGCGTGGTGGCGAATGTGGTTTTGAAAAACACTAAAGGCAGCAACAGCGGCTGGATCGTGATTACGTTCGGCTGGGCGATGGCTGTTTTTGTCGGCGTGTTCACGGTGGCTGCGGTAAGCGGCGCGCATCTTAATCCTGCCGTGACATTGGGGTTGGCGGTCGCCGGCAAGTTTTCGTGGGCGAATGTGCCAACCTACATCATGGCGCAAATGCTCGGCGGCGCCTTGGGGGCAGGGTTGGTCTGGCTGCAATACAAATCGCATTTTGAGATGACGGACGACCGCGATCTCAAACTGGCGGTGTTTTGCACCGGGCCGCAAGTGCGCAACACTTTGAGCAACGTTCTCTCGGAAGTCATCGGCACTTTTGTGCTCGTTTTTGGCGTGCTCAACATGGCCGCGCCGGAGGTGGGACTGGGCGCAATGAATGCGTTGCCGGTGGCCTTGCTCGTGCTGGCCATCGGCTTGTCACTCGGCGGCACGACGGGCTACGCGATCAATCCGGCGCGCGATCTGGCGCCGCGCGTGATGCACTTTCTGCTGCCCATTCCCAACAAGCGCGACAGCGATTGGGGCTATGCGTGGATTCCTGTCGTTGCGCCCATCGTTGGCGGCTTGCTGGCGGCGTATGTTTTCATGGCGTTCCGTTTAAATTGA
- a CDS encoding serine/threonine-protein phosphatase: MRLDPRLKSIFLALAGVASLAVYLWLFAESKPIQLLRSAHTREEILAKAEQAYRASPLGGYDWPHALRVNVDDDLFRYIQSSPNGDSLKSKLPVGWLEVSWKGKIEPPKQGLVVVDLDDEKKSESGRFIMAMEVGGDYYDFIEHDDSRLGVVIGDVSGKGVSAAFFMTMAKGIIQALSRINPSPKSLLSDMNSVFYENTPREVFISLIYGFFDVDNNTLIFARAGHNPLIVRKSVGGAPELLNPRGLAIGLEKGNIFAATIEEKTVPIQKGDVFVFYTDGISEMMNKNGEEFGEERLSQLVNRHAQESAATILEKVTQEVNHFAGGANQHDDFTMVVVKVVG; encoded by the coding sequence ATGAGACTCGATCCCCGTCTGAAATCAATTTTTTTGGCGCTTGCCGGCGTTGCGAGTCTCGCGGTTTATTTGTGGCTTTTTGCCGAATCAAAACCGATTCAACTGCTGCGCAGCGCTCACACCCGGGAAGAGATTCTGGCGAAAGCCGAGCAGGCGTACCGCGCCTCGCCGCTGGGCGGATACGATTGGCCGCATGCCTTGCGCGTGAATGTCGACGACGATTTGTTTCGCTATATCCAATCCTCGCCAAACGGCGACAGCCTCAAAAGCAAGCTGCCGGTTGGCTGGTTGGAAGTGTCGTGGAAGGGGAAAATCGAACCGCCAAAGCAAGGCCTGGTGGTCGTCGATCTCGATGATGAGAAAAAAAGCGAGTCGGGACGCTTTATCATGGCGATGGAAGTCGGCGGCGATTATTACGATTTTATCGAGCACGACGACTCGCGCCTCGGCGTCGTCATCGGCGATGTTTCCGGCAAGGGCGTCTCCGCGGCGTTTTTCATGACGATGGCCAAGGGCATCATCCAGGCGTTGTCTCGCATCAACCCCTCGCCGAAATCGTTGCTCAGCGACATGAATTCCGTTTTTTATGAAAACACGCCGAGAGAAGTTTTCATCAGCTTGATTTACGGATTTTTCGACGTCGACAACAACACGCTGATTTTCGCCCGCGCCGGACACAATCCGCTCATCGTGCGCAAAAGCGTCGGTGGCGCGCCGGAGCTGCTGAATCCGCGCGGCCTGGCGATCGGCCTGGAAAAGGGAAACATCTTTGCGGCGACGATCGAAGAGAAAACTGTGCCGATTCAAAAAGGTGATGTCTTCGTTTTTTACACCGACGGCATTTCTGAAATGATGAACAAAAACGGCGAGGAATTTGGCGAAGAACGCTTAAGCCAGCTCGTCAACCGGCACGCGCAAGAATCCGCCGCGACGATTTTGGAGAAGGTCACGCAAGAAGTGAATCATTTTGCCGGCGGCGCCAACCAGCACGATGATTTTACCATGGTGGTGGTGAAGGTGGTGGGGTGA
- a CDS encoding nucleotidyltransferase domain-containing protein codes for MNSLNLESLKQALASEEMIAFAYLFGSHASGDTTPLSDVDIAVYPARKMSLDDRLAIIQRLGKKTRLENLDVTFLDRLDNLYLLSELIDRGILLVDKDPPRRELFEVMAQHKFFDFQYQRKLFMGV; via the coding sequence ATGAATTCTCTCAATCTCGAAAGCCTAAAGCAGGCGTTGGCTTCGGAAGAAATGATTGCATTCGCTTATTTGTTTGGCTCCCACGCTTCCGGCGATACCACGCCGTTAAGCGATGTCGATATTGCCGTCTATCCGGCGAGAAAAATGAGCCTGGATGACCGGCTGGCGATCATTCAGCGTTTGGGCAAGAAGACGAGATTAGAGAATTTGGATGTGACATTTCTGGATCGCCTCGATAATCTTTATCTTCTTTCAGAGCTGATTGATCGAGGCATCTTGCTGGTGGATAAAGATCCGCCGCGGCGGGAATTGTTTGAAGTGATGGCGCAGCACAAATTTTTCGATTTTCAGTACCAACGCAAACTTTTTATGGGCGTTTAA